A single window of Nicotiana sylvestris chromosome 5, ASM39365v2, whole genome shotgun sequence DNA harbors:
- the LOC104233135 gene encoding probable bifunctional TENA-E protein: MEGAKQEIPMIEKWLNQHRELYTAATRHPFTLSIRDGSVDLSAFKRWLGQDYIFVRAFVPFVASLLLKSWKESDDDSDIEVILGGVAALNDEISWFKREASKWNVLLSSIVPQKANLEYCRFLESLMSPEVEYTVAVTAFWAIEVV, from the exons ATGGAAGGAGCTAAACAAGAAATTCCGATGATCGAAAAATGGCTGAATCAACACCGTGAGCTATATACCGCTGCCACAAGACACCCATTTACTCTGAGCATCCGTGATGGGTCTGTTGACCTTTCCGCCTTCAAAAGATGGctg GGGCAAGATTATATATTTGTTAGAGCCTTTGTCCCTTTCGTAGCAAGTTTACTGCTGAAATCTTGGAAGGAGTCGGATGATGATTCAGACATAGAGGTTATCTTAGGCGGTGTCGCGGCACTGAATGATGAGATATCATGGTTCAAGAGAGAAGCATCTAAATGGAATGTTTTGCTGTCCAGTATTGTTCCTCAAAAGGCCAACCTGGAATATTGCAG ATTTTTGGAGAGCCTAATGAGCCCTGAAGTGGAATATACTGTTGCCGTTACAGCCTTTTGGGCAATTGaagttgtataa
- the LOC104233142 gene encoding DNA glycosylase/AP lyase ROS1, with protein MNLGRFSTPQGNRVIQNGDPWVPATPQKQVLQSPDLIPGEMQGNQMERSDWQDLLGIYGNFLQRPAHGTGAVQNPINPVNLNKDYIGQWNNAAVDYRSSDIDINHCENIPGHGRPACTRVNSLAELLGMKNQSYMPSTSGRSSNSIHLNDLPTFQNSYSQVESRYEQLQAGPDFLNESQVFIPNQTFDCYGNRRLPLDGILGPYQVNKAMYSSLTTPDAGTGSSRSSFFPIAPVTPEQKQFNDDQHFERQNFSIEESSSLEKDKQENVLRSMQSKDNHSDKQLQRVADSLVATTSLSEKIDDENKGNGDIDLNKTPQLKPPKRRKHRPKVVIEGKTKRTPKPAAPRNSTPNENPSGKRKYVRRKGLEDSTTEQTEVVEPAAPRNSLPNENTSGKRKYVRKKGLKASTTQQTEVGDKDRAPDAGDTAKSCRRMLNFEDRTKDESLASTNISQAEKHQQRKETFDLNLSSQDMESSLAIMEASAIPPGQNQRNGEIAEKRLTETAPYVISSSVEKPKDLALPLPSANQVTTKNQALNAIARSLSMRNVNQHQNSIQLGCDQVPVHEAGTGHFVFEAKDTRPKRDEARQLALERTPLLLGDTASAHVKRGSKRDQCHISEFQPKTFSQMGSVCSDMLGIDNIRRNCSTFGLGGSEIHKKAKLDSEIYGTVSGIPSSTTASMHGSVKFQSTSLNINRYVGFPGSGANGEGSRRCASPMTVKHNFQKQPTPSQSHSYTQSISQKISQQLTERHGPQAQASSNWNLQSQPQALSMFVQEIRRRISHNNMLARMQNMGQTSSNELFNNGEMLTRDNKKLRGDEHLSTKARGLQGTRRYAAAVDMITRRLERLAISNSKKYTAQEQKALVPYKGDGTIIPYEGFDPIKRRKPRPKVDLDPETNRLWNLLMGKEGGAETTDKDNEKWWEEERKVVRGRVDSFVARMRLVQGDRRFSPWKGSVVDSVIGVFLTQNVSDHLSSSAFMCLAAKFPLQPTSTKNTLSQNGCNTLVEEPEVEIIDPDGTITYHQARLQVPTRHQGSITCSQLSEHRMEDRIQTTGAYLVSEHEKRTDEEVILSQNSPDSLILQANEELRSSSGSNSECEDQPSWPNLNKNSTRANRSPPAKWPAAFQEYQSHFMRNTQSENMSIFRNHKSEAVAGIRHNQTLDAETYLHGYPINPHVQGQEKSARTSSSFWLTMTPEFGKHETACREKEIASSLTSITPEPNAAKGVDFLSRSMKQITGSSSTLTAQQTTVPIVHAPRMEEYAFASKHREEEGNLQMQPHNGNYQHSVSCHPKEMSMASQLESTCIRQSVNRAEAIAKGQEEVQAYISSEQPSVTGTSISNTRKRKTEEGDKKAFDWDSLRKQVQPKSGKKERSKNAMDSLNYEAVRCAPVKEISDAIKERGMNNMLAERIKDFLNRLVTDHGSIDLEWLRDVAPEKAKEYLLSIRGLGLKSVECVRLLTLHNLAFPVDTNVGRIAVRLGWVPLQPLPESLQLHLLELYPVLESIQKYLWPRLCKLDQRTLYELHYHMITFGKVFCTKSKPNCNACPLRAECRHFASAFASARLALPGPQEKSIVSSTVPISGGGIAAAPLKPMLLPPAGEGRMISPCAPVEAGNIPDFLNKPMPIPQEITNLDRETTLITSNCEPIIEEPKSPEPLPELLESDIEDGFIEDPDEIPMIELNMKEFTSNLETILQGHNKEGELSKALVALNPVAASIPTPKLKNVSRLRTEHQVYELPDSHQLLEKLDKREPDDPSPYLLAIWTPGETVNSIQPPETKCDPNGSGSLCNEKDCYSCNGIREANSQTVRGTLLIPCRTAMRGSFPLNGTYFQVNEVFADHESSLNPINVPRKLLWSLPRRTVYFGTSVSTIFKGLSTEQIQHCFWRGFVCVRGFDHKTRAPRPLIARLHFPASKLVKNRSDDRKKEGAAAEKAAGYNSPKSAHMK; from the exons ATGAATCTGGGGAGATTTTCAACTCCCCAAGGGAATAGAGTTATCCAAAATGGGGATCCTTGGGTTCCTGCTACTCCACAAAAGCAAGTTTTGCAAAGTCCCGATCTTATTCCAGGTGAAATGCAAGGAAATCAGATGGAAAGGTCAGATTGGCAGGATCTGCTTGGGATTTATGGTAACTTTTTACAAAGACCTGCTCATGGTACAGGAGCAGTTCAGAATCCAATCAACCCAGTGAATTTGAATAAGGATTATATTGGTCAGTGGAATAATGCAGCAGTCGACTACAGAAGCTCTGATATAGATATCAACCACTGTGAAAACATACCAGGTCACGGTAGGCCTGCTTGCACTAGAGTTAATTCATTAGCAGAATTGTTGGGGATGAAGAACCAATCATATATGCCCTCCACCAGTGGAAGATCAAGCAATAGCATCCACCTCAATGATTTACCGACCTTTCAGAATTCATATTCTCAAGTCGAAAGCAGATATGAGCAACTTCAGGCAGGTCCGGATTTTCTCAACGAGAGTCAAGTGTTTATTCCAAATCAGACATTTGATTGTTATGGCAACCGGCGCCTACCACTTG ATGGAATTCTAGGCCCATATCAGGTCAATAAAGCCATGTACTCATCCTTGACAACACCAGATGCTGGTACAGGTTCAAGCAGAAGTAGTTTCTTCCCAATTGCACCAGTAACGCCAGAACAAAAGCAATTCAATGATGACCAGCATTTTGAGAGACAGAATTTCTCGATAGAAGAAAGCTCTAGTCTTGAGAAAGATAAGCAGGAGAATGTTCTCAGGTCTATGCAATCCAAAGATAACCACTCTGATAAACAGTTACAGAGAGTCGCAGATTCATTGGTTGCAACAACATCATTGAGTGAAAAGATCGATGATGAGAACAAAGGTAATGGAGACATTGACCTGAACAAGACACCACAGCTGAAACCTCCCAAAAGGCGAAAACACCGGCCGAAGGTAGTAATAGAAGGGAAAACCAAAAGAACTCCGAAGCCTGCTGCCCCAAGAAATAGTACTCCAAATGAGAATCCATCAGGAAAAAGGAAGTATGTCCGCCGAAAGGGCCTCGAAGATTCAACAACTGAACAAACTGAAGTTGTTGAGCCTGCTGCCCCAAGAAATAGTCTTCCAAATGAGAACACATCAGGAAAAAGGAAGTATGTTCGTAAAAAGGGCCTAAAAGCTTCAACAACTCAACAAACCGAAGTTGGTGACAAGGACAGAGCTCCTGATGCTGGAGACACAGCAAAATCATGTCGGAGAATGCTAAATTTTGAAGACAGAACAAAAGATGAAAGCCTGGCCAGTACCAATATCAGCCAAGCAGAAAAACATCAGCAAAGAAAGGagacttttgatttgaacttgaGTTCTCAAGATATGGAGTCATCTTTGGCAATCATGGAGGCTTCTGCAATACCACCTGGGCAGAATCAGCGGAATGGAGAAATTGCAGAGAAAAGGCTAACAGAAACTGCACCTTATGTTATCAGTTCCTCCGTTGAAAAGCCAAAAGATTTGGCATTGCCACTTCCTTCAGCAAATCAAGTTACAACGAAGAACCAGGCACTGAATGCCATTGCAAGAAGTCTAAGTATGCGAAACGTTAATCAGCACCAAAACAGCATTCAGCTTGGGTGTGATCAAGTGCCAGTTCATGAAGCTGGAACAGGCCACTTTGTCTTTGAGGCAAAAGATACTCGACCAAAGAGAGACGAAGCAAGGCAGCTGGCACTGGAAAGGACACCTCTGCTTTTGGGAGACACAGCTTCTGCACACGTAAAAAGAGGATCCAAGAGAGATCAGTGCCACATTTCGGAGTTTCAACCTAAAACTTTTAGCCAGATGGGATCGGTCTGCTCAGACATGTTAGGGATTGACAATATTAGAAGAAATTGCAGCACATTTGGTTTAGGAGGTTCAGAGATTCACAAGAAAGCAAAGTTAGATTCTGAAATATATGGCACTGTATCCGGTATACCTTCCAGTACTACAGCTTCAATGCATGGCTCAGTAAAGTTCCAGTCAACTAGCTTGAACATAAACAGATATGTTGGATTCCCAGGTAGCGGAGCCAATGGTGAGGGCAGTAGGCGCTGCGCTAGTCCCATGACTGTTAAACATAACTTTCAAAAGCAACCAACCCCATCTCAATCCCATTCTTATACACAATCAATATCTCAGAAAATATCCCAACAATTGACTGAAAGACATGGACCCCAAGCGCAGGCCAGTAGTAACTGGAATCTTCAGTCTCAACCCCAAGCTCTCTCTATGTTTGTACAAGAGATCAGGAGGAGAATTTCTCACAATAACATGCTAGCACGGATGCAGAACATGGGGCAGACATCATCCAATGAACTATTCAATAACGGGGAGATGCTTACAAGAGACAACAAGAAATTACGAGGTGACGAACATCTCTCAACAAAAGCTAGAG GCTTACAAGGAACACGCAGATATGCAGCAGCAGTCGATATGATCACACGCCGATTGGAACGCCTTGCTATCAGTAACAGCAAGAAATATACTGCTCAAGAGCAAAAGGCCCTTGTTCCATACAAGGGAGATGGCACTATTATCCCATATGAGGGATTTGATCCAATAAAAAGACGTAAGCCACGGCCCAAAGTGGACCTTGACCCAGAGACCAACAGACTTTGGAACCTCTTAATGGGGAAGGAAGGAGGTGCAGAGACAACGGACAAGGACAATGAAAAATGGTGGGAAGAGGAAAGAAAAGTCGTCCGTGGACGGGTAGACTCTTTTGTCGCACGAATGCGCCTTGTTCAAG GAGACAGGAGGTTCTCACCTTGGAAAGGATCTGTAGTCGACTCAGTGATTGGAGTGTTCCTCACACAGAATGTTTCAGATCATCTCTCAAG CTCCGCTTTCATGTGCCTTGCAGCCAAGTTTCCCTTGCAGCCGACAAGCACCAAAAACACCCTCTCCCAGAATGGGTGTAACACATTAGTGGAGGAACCAGAAGTCGAAATAATAGATCCAGATGGGACTATCACATATCATCAAGCTAGACTACAGGTGCCTACACGTCATCAAGGCTCCATAACATGCAGTCAATTATCTGAGCACAGAATGGAAGATCGCATTCAAACAACTGGAGCTTATTTAGTAAGTGAGCATGAAAAGAGAACAGACGAGGAAGTCATTTTATCACAAAACTCTCCTGACTCTCTCATTCTTCAAGCCAATGAAGAACTCAGGTCAAGCTCCGGATCCAACTCAGAATGTGAAGACCAACCAAGTTGGCCCAACTTGAACAAGAATAGTACTCGAGCAAACCGTTCTCCACCGGCAAAGTGGCCTGCTGCATTCCAGGAATACCAGAGTCACTTTATGAGGAATACACAATCAGAAAACATGTCCATCTTCAGGAATCATAAGTCAGAAGCTGTAGCGGGTATCAGGCATAATCAAACTCTTGATGCTGAGACGTACTTGCATGGTTATCCAATCAATCCACATGTTCAGGGCCAAGAAAAATCAGCAAGAACTTCCAGTAGTTTCTGGTTGACCATGACACCAGAATTTGGAAAACATGAAACAGCATGCCGTGAGAAAGAAATTGCCTCCTCTTTGACTTCAATAACTCCAGAACCCAATGCCGCAAAAGGAGTAGACTTCCTGAGCAGAAGCATGAAACAGATAACAGGAAGTTCAAGTACTTTGACAGCTCAGCAAACCACAGTGCCCATTGTTCATGCACCAAGAATGGAAGAATATGCATTTGCAAGTAAGCACAGAGAAGAGGAAGGAAATTTACAAATGCAGCCTCACAATGGAAATTATCAACATTCTGTAAGTTGCCATCCAAAGGAGATGTCAATGGCCTCACAACTAGAAAGCACTTGCATCCGACAGTCAGTAAACCGTGCAGAAGCCATTGCTAAAGGACAAGAAG AGGTTCAAGCTTATATTTCAAGCGAGCAACCCAGTGTAACAGGCACCAGCATCTCAAAtacaagaaaaaggaaaactgAGGAAGGAGATAAGAAAGCTTTTGACTGGGATAGCTTGAGAAAGCAAGTCCAACCAAAGAgtgggaaaaaagaaagaagcaaGAATGCAATGGACTCACTGAACTATGAAGCAGTTAGATGTGCACCAGTTAAAGAAATCTCTGATGCTATTAAGGAACGAGGGATGAACAACATGCTGGCAGAGCGAATTAAG GACTTCCTCAATAGACTGGTAACGGATCATGGAAGTATTGACCTAGAATGGTTGAGAGATGTGGCCCCAGAAAAAGCAAA AGAGTATCTATTAAGTATTCGTGGACTGGGCCTGAAAAGTGTAGAGTGTGTGCGGCTATTAACACTTCACAACCTTGCTTTTCCA GTTGACACAAATGTTGGACGAATTGCTGTGCGACTAGGATGGGTTCCTCTCCAACCACTTCCTGAGTCACTGCAGTTGCATCTTCTTGAACT GTATCCGGTTCTAGAGTCAATTCAGAAGTATCTCTGGCCACGACTGTGCAAGCTCGACCAGAGAACATT GTATGAATTGCACTACCACATGATTACATTTGGAAAG GTTTTTTGCACCAAAAGTAAACCAAATTGTAATGCATGCCCGCTGCGAGCTGAGTGCAGACACTTCGCTAGTGCTTTCGCAAG TGCAAGACTTGCCCTTCCTGGCCCACAAGAGAAGAGTATAGTGAGTTCGACAGTTCCAATCTCTGGTGGAGGAATTGCAGCTGCCCCACTCAAGCCTATGCTATTACCCCCAGCAGGTGAAGGGAGAATGATTAGCCCATGTGCTCCGGTTGAAGCTGGAAACATCCCTGATTTCCTGAACAAACCAATGCCAATACCTCAAGAGATAACCAACTTGGATAGAGAAACAACTCTCATTACCAGCAATTGTGAACCTATTATTGAGGAACCAAAATCACCAGAACCGCTGCCAGAACTTTTGGAAAGTGACATTGAGGATGGATTTATTGAGGATCCTGATGAAATTCCAATGATCGAACTCAACATGAAAGAGTTTACGTCCAATTTGGAGACTATTTTGCAGGGGCATAACAAAGAAGGTGAGTTATCCAAAGCTCTGGTGGCTTTGAATCCAGTTGCAGCTTCAATTCCTACTCCCAAGCTGAAAAATGTCAGTCGCCTACGGACAGAACACCAAGT GTACGAACTCCCAGATTCTCATCAATTGTTGGAAAAG CTGGATAAACGAGAACCTGATGACCCAAGTCCATACCTTCTGGCAATATGGACACCAG GTGAGACTGTAAATTCAATTCAACCTCCTGAAACAAAGTGTGATCCCAATGGCTCGGGGAGCCTGTGCAATGAAAAGGATTGCTATTCATGCAATGGCATTAGAGAAGCAAATTCACAAACCGTAAGAGGCACGCTACTG ATACCATGCCGAACAGCAATGAGAGGGAGCTTCCCACTCAATGGCACATACTTCCAGGTCAATGAG GTTTTTGCGGATCATGAATCCAGTCTTAATCCAATTAATGTTCCGAGAAAATTGCTATGGTCCCTGCCAAGAAGGACCGTGTACTTTGGGACCTCTGTCTCAACAATTTTTAAAG GCTTGTCAACAGAACAAATTCAGCACTGCTTCTGGAGAG GATTTGTCTGTGTGAGGGGATTTGATCACAAAACAAGAGCCCCACGACCTCTCATTGCTAGATTGCACTTCCCCGCAAGTAAGTTGGTCAAAAATAGAAGTGATGACAGAAAAAAGGAGGGAGCTGCTGCAGAGAAGGCTGCTGGTTACAATTCACCCAAATCTGCCCATATGAAGTAG